AGCTCCTTCTCCACGGCCTTGAGCGCCTTCTGCATCATGTCGGCGGGCGTGACGTAGTGGCTGGAGGGGTACAAGGCGGCGCGATCGAGCCGGGAGATCTTCCGTCCCAGCAGGGGATCGATGTCCCACAGGGTTTCGATGGTGTCGCCGAAGAATTCCACGCGGACGGCGCGTTCGTCCTCGTAGGCGGGGAAGATTTCCAGAACGTCCCCGCGCGCGCGGAACGTGCCCCGGCGGAAATCGATGTCGTTCCGGGTGTAGGCGATCTCGATGAGCTTCCGCGTGACGTTCTCGCGCCCGACGTTCTGGCCCTTTTCCAGCCGCACGGCCATCTCGCTGTAGGCGTCCGGCGCCCCGAGGCCGTAGATGCAGGAGACGCTGGCGACGACGACCGTGTCGTTTCGCGTCTGGAGCGAGTGCGTGGCGCTGTGTCGAAGCTTGTCGATGTCGTCGTTGATCGAGGAATCCTTCTCGATGTACGTGTCGCTCGTCGGGATGTACGCCTCCGGCTGGTAATAGTCGTAGTAGCTCACGAAATATTCGACGGCGTTCTCCGGGAAAAGCTCCTTGAATTCGTTGTAGAGCTGGCCGGCCAGAGTCTTGTTGTGGGCGATGATGAGGGCCGGCTTGTTGGCGCGCGCGATGACGTTCGCCATGGTGAACGTCTTTCCGGAGCCGGTGACCCCGAGGAGGACCTGGTGCCGTTTTCCGGCTGAGAGGCCCTGGGACAGCTCCTCGATGGCCCGCGGCTGGTCGCCCTTCGGCTCGAACGGCGACACGATCTTGAAGGGTGCTTCTCGGTTGTTGATATCGGTAGCCGCACCCTTTACGGGTGCGCTCCCCGACGCAGGCTGAAGCCTGCGGCTACCCACTTCCGTCCCTGCGCCGCTCCGCTACAGTTCCACGCGCCATGAGGTCCCCTCGCGAGAATCTTCCAGGGCGATGCCCTGACCGAGGAGTGACGTTCGAATGGCGTCGGCTTGCGACCAATCCTTGGCGGAACGCGCCGCCGCCCGGAGATCGATCTGCTCCCGGATCATGGTTTCATTCAATCCGAGGCGATGGAGATGATTTCGGGTGAGCCGTTCGATGTAGGCCACGGGCGCGGTGGCGAAGAGGCCGAGGACGCCTCCGAGGTGCAAGAGGGTGTGGCCCAACGCCGTCAGGTGGCCGGCCGTTCCCGCGTGCCGTTTCTCCTGGAGGAGTGAGCCCATCTCGTCGAGAGCTTCGGAGAGGACGGCTAGAGCCGCGGGGCTGTTCAGGTCGCCGTCCATGGCCTCCTCGAACCGGCGAGCGGCCTCGGGCAGAACGTAGGGTTCGTGCTCGCCCGCCGTGTAGGCCGCCACCTTCCGCAGAAGCGAATAGATCCGGAAAGTACGTTGTTCCGATTGCCGCAAGCTTTCGTCCGAGTAATCCAGAGGCGAGCGGTAATGGGCCGATAGCAGGTAGAGACGGAGCGCCTCGGGGGTGTAGACCTTGTAGATGTCCTTGAGGCCGACAATGTTGCCGACCGACTTGCTCATTTTTTCTTCCCGGATGTTGACAAAGCCGTTGTGGAGAAACATCCGGACGAACGGCCGGCCCGTGGCCCCCTCGCTCTGGGCGATTTCATTTTCGTGATGCGGGAATATGAGGTCCAGTCCGCCGCCGTGCAAGTCGAAGGACTCTCCCAGGTATTTCATGCTCATGGCGGAACATTCGAGGTGCCAGCCGGGGCGGCCGGGTCCCCAGGGGCTCGGCCAAGAAGGTTCGCCGGGCTTGCTTCCTTTCCACAACGCGAAGTCGAGCGGGTGGCGCTTCAGATCCGTCGGCTCGACGCGGGCCCCGGCCAGAAGATCTTCCGTCCGTTTGCCCGAGAGCTTGCCATAGGAGGGAAACTTGTCGATCGCGAAATACACGTCGCCGCCCGATTCGTAGGCCAGTCCTTTGGCGACGAGCGTTTCCACGAGCCGGATCATCTCCGGGATGTGGTTCGTTGCCTTCGGCTCTACGTCCGGTTTCAACAGATTCAACGGCCCCATGTCCCGGTAGTAGGCTTCCACGTAGCGTCGGCCGATTTCGGACCACTCGACGCCTTCTTTCTGCGCGCGCTGGATGATCTTGTCGTCGATGTCCGTAAAATTCCGAACGTACGTGAGGGGGTAGCCCTTGAACCGGAGGTAGCGCACGAGTGTGTCGAACACCACCGCGGCGCGCGCGTGGCCGATGTGGCAATCGTCGTACACCGTCACGCCGCAGACGTAGATTCCCACGCGGTCCTTCCGAAGCGGTTCGAACGGCTCGAGCCGCCGCGTAAGGCTGTTGGTCAATTGGAGGGTCATGTCGGCTCCAGGAGTTTGCGCAGGTCCGATTCCTGAAGGATGCGAACGCCCAGATCGCCTGCCTTCTTCGCCTTGGTTCCTGGATGGGTACCGGCCACCACGTAGTCGGTCTTTCGGCTGACGGTGGACGTGACGCGTCCGCCCGCCTCTCGAATCTGCCGCTCCGCTTCCTCGCGGGACCACTGTTGCAACTCGCCCGTCAGTACAAACGTCTTCCCTGAAATCGGGGAATCGACCGGCGGCTTGACCGGCGTCGGTCGAACGCCCCGTTCAATCAGCGCGCGGATCATGCGGTGATTCTCAGGCTGCTCGAAGAAGGCACGAAGACTCCGGGCGACCTCGGGACCGATGTCGCGGATCGCCTGAAGGTCCTCCAGGGGCGTCGCTTCGAGCCGTTCGATCGACGGAAATCTCTGCGCCAGTACGCGGGAGAGATGATCGCCGACGTGCCGGATTCCGAGAGCGAAGATGAAGCGGTCCATGGGGCGCGACTTGCTCCTCCCGATCGCATCGAGAAAGTTTTGTGCCAGTTTTTCTCCCATCCGGTCCAACTTGAAGAAATCCTCCGCGCGCAGTGTGTAGATCCCCGGCACATCTTTCAAGAGATTCTTATCAACGAGCTGATCTACGAACCGGTCGCCCAGCCCCTCGATGTCCATCCCATCGCGGGAGCAGTAATGCCGGATCCGCTCCTTCACCTGAGCCGGACAGCCCGCATTGACGCAGCGATGTGCGGCTTCGCCTTCGGGTCGCACCACGACCGATCCACAGACCGGACAGGAATCCGGCATCTTGAACGGCCGGCTTCCGGGGGAACGTCGGCCGAGATCGACGCGGATCACCTCGGGGATCACGTCCCCCGCCCGTTTCACGAACACCCAGTCGCCCGCGCGGGCATCCTTTCGGTCGATTTCATCCTGATTGTGGAGCGTGGCGCGGCTGACCGTGGCGCCTCCGAGGCGGACCGGTTCCAGCAGGGCGACGGGTGTGAGAGCACCCGTCCGGCCCACCTGAACTTGAATCTGCTTGATTCGGGTGACCGCTTCCTCCGAGGGGAACTTGAACGCGATCGCCCAGCGGGGATGACGCGACACTTCGCCGAGTCTCCGCTGTAGACGCGCATCGTTCACCTTGAAGACGACACCGTCCGATTCATAGGGAAGTGTGGCCCGGCTTTCACGCAGGCGATGATAGGATTCGACGGCCTCGCCGATGTTTGGACAGAGCGCATTGAGCGGATTGGTGGGCAGGCCCCATGATGGGAGCCGTTGGAACAAGTCCCAATGAGAGGCGAGGCCGATTTCGGCTCCAAGGCCGTAGAAGTACGCGCTCAGCGGGCGACGCGCGGTGATCGCCGGATCCAACTGCCGCAGGGATCCGGCCGCCGCGTTCCGCGGATTGGCGAAGGTCTTTTCCCCTTCGGCTTCCTGGCGTTCATTCAAGGCCAGGAAATCGTTTCGCTTCATGAAGACTTCACCGCGGACTTCCAGCCGGGGGGGGGGAGGGGGGGGGCCGGCGCGGAGACGGAGGGGAATGGCGCGCACCGTCTTGAGATTTTGAGTCACGTCCTCACCCACTTCGCCGTCGCCCCGCGTCGATCCGGAGACGAGTCGGCCCGACTCGTAGACCAGTTCGATGCCCAGACCGTCCAGTTTCGGCTCGATGACGTACGCGATCTCCTCTTTCGTGGCGAGGAACCGCTTGATGCGTTCGTCGAACTCCCGCGCTTCTTCCTCCGAAAAAGCGTTTTCAAGGCTGAGCATCGGGACGCTGTGGCGGATCTGGCCGAACTTGTCGAGCGGGCGGCCGCCCACGCGCTGCGTGGGGGAGTCGGACGAGGCGAACTCCGGATGCGCGGATTCGAGTTGGACGAGCTCCCGGAACAAGGCGTCGTACTCTGCATCTTCGAGTTCCGGCGAGTCCAGAACGTAGTACCGGTGGTCGTGTTGTACGATCAGTCGGCGGAGTTCGTCGATTCGGGTCTGAACATTTTTCATGGGTTGGAGTGCCGGCAACTAAGTTACCCACCGGGTGAGTTGGCGTCAACCTAATGGATATGATACCTCCTGCCCATGGCAAAGATATTGGAAGGCCGCACCCTCGGCGCGAACATCCGGCAGGAGGTAAAGACCGAGGTGGACCGGCTCAAGCGGGAGGAAGGCGTCCATCCGCATCTGGCGGTTCTGCTTGCGGGGGACAACGAGGCCTCCCGCGTGTACGTGGGTCAGAAGGAGAGGGCCTGCACCGAAGTGGGCATCGGATCCACCCGCATGGAGCTTCCCGCCACCATCGAAGAGGAGGAGTTGGTCGACCGCGTGCTCAAGCTGAACGATTCGCCCAACATTCATGGGATTCTGGTGCAGCTTCCCCTTCCTCCCCAGATCGACCCTTTGCGGATTCAGGAGATTGTGTCGCCGATGAAGGACGTGGATGCATTCCACCCCTTCAATGTCGGGAAACTATTCGCGGGGCGGCCGAACTTCGTTCCCTGCACACCCGGAGGGGTCCTTGCGTTGATGGACCACTACGGCCTGCCTCTCCAGGGCCGCGAGGTCGTCATCGTGGGACGAAGTCCCATCGTGGGCCGCCCGCTCGTGGCCGTTTTGCTCGGGCGAAATGCAACAGTGACCACGTGTCATTCTCACACGAGGGACGTGGAGGAGCATACACGGCGTGCGGACGTGATTATCGTAGCCGTCGGGCGGGCCGGATTCTTGAAGGCTGATGACGTTTCTCCCAAGGCGGTCGTGATCGACGTGGGGATCACGCGGGTAGAGGGCAAGCTGGTGGGAGACGTGGATTTTCCGGGGCTGGAGAAGAAGGTGGCGGCGATCACGCCGGTGCCGGGAGGCGTCGGCCCCCTCACCGTGGCCATGCTGATGAGGAACGTTCTCCGGGCCGTTCAGCTTCAGCGGTGAAGCTGAACGGAGGCTTAGAGCGTCTAACAGAATGCCGATTCGTAGGGGAGCATCTTCAGATGCTC
The nucleotide sequence above comes from Nitrospirota bacterium. Encoded proteins:
- a CDS encoding bifunctional 5,10-methylenetetrahydrofolate dehydrogenase/5,10-methenyltetrahydrofolate cyclohydrolase, with protein sequence MAKILEGRTLGANIRQEVKTEVDRLKREEGVHPHLAVLLAGDNEASRVYVGQKERACTEVGIGSTRMELPATIEEEELVDRVLKLNDSPNIHGILVQLPLPPQIDPLRIQEIVSPMKDVDAFHPFNVGKLFAGRPNFVPCTPGGVLALMDHYGLPLQGREVVIVGRSPIVGRPLVAVLLGRNATVTTCHSHTRDVEEHTRRADVIIVAVGRAGFLKADDVSPKAVVIDVGITRVEGKLVGDVDFPGLEKKVAAITPVPGGVGPLTVAMLMRNVLRAVQLQR
- a CDS encoding cysteine--tRNA ligase; this translates as MTLQLTNSLTRRLEPFEPLRKDRVGIYVCGVTVYDDCHIGHARAAVVFDTLVRYLRFKGYPLTYVRNFTDIDDKIIQRAQKEGVEWSEIGRRYVEAYYRDMGPLNLLKPDVEPKATNHIPEMIRLVETLVAKGLAYESGGDVYFAIDKFPSYGKLSGKRTEDLLAGARVEPTDLKRHPLDFALWKGSKPGEPSWPSPWGPGRPGWHLECSAMSMKYLGESFDLHGGGLDLIFPHHENEIAQSEGATGRPFVRMFLHNGFVNIREEKMSKSVGNIVGLKDIYKVYTPEALRLYLLSAHYRSPLDYSDESLRQSEQRTFRIYSLLRKVAAYTAGEHEPYVLPEAARRFEEAMDGDLNSPAALAVLSEALDEMGSLLQEKRHAGTAGHLTALGHTLLHLGGVLGLFATAPVAYIERLTRNHLHRLGLNETMIREQIDLRAAARSAKDWSQADAIRTSLLGQGIALEDSREGTSWRVEL
- the ligA gene encoding NAD-dependent DNA ligase LigA; this encodes MKNVQTRIDELRRLIVQHDHRYYVLDSPELEDAEYDALFRELVQLESAHPEFASSDSPTQRVGGRPLDKFGQIRHSVPMLSLENAFSEEEAREFDERIKRFLATKEEIAYVIEPKLDGLGIELVYESGRLVSGSTRGDGEVGEDVTQNLKTVRAIPLRLRAGPPPPPPRLEVRGEVFMKRNDFLALNERQEAEGEKTFANPRNAAAGSLRQLDPAITARRPLSAYFYGLGAEIGLASHWDLFQRLPSWGLPTNPLNALCPNIGEAVESYHRLRESRATLPYESDGVVFKVNDARLQRRLGEVSRHPRWAIAFKFPSEEAVTRIKQIQVQVGRTGALTPVALLEPVRLGGATVSRATLHNQDEIDRKDARAGDWVFVKRAGDVIPEVIRVDLGRRSPGSRPFKMPDSCPVCGSVVVRPEGEAAHRCVNAGCPAQVKERIRHYCSRDGMDIEGLGDRFVDQLVDKNLLKDVPGIYTLRAEDFFKLDRMGEKLAQNFLDAIGRSKSRPMDRFIFALGIRHVGDHLSRVLAQRFPSIERLEATPLEDLQAIRDIGPEVARSLRAFFEQPENHRMIRALIERGVRPTPVKPPVDSPISGKTFVLTGELQQWSREEAERQIREAGGRVTSTVSRKTDYVVAGTHPGTKAKKAGDLGVRILQESDLRKLLEPT